The Aquincola tertiaricarbonis genomic sequence CCGGCCTGGCGTTGGCCGAGCACATCCGCCACCGCCTGCACAACCACCGCATGCGGCTGCTGCTGCACACCGACCTGGCCAGGCTCGGTCCGCAGTGCCAGGCGCTGCAGGCCTGCGACATCAACGGCTACCTGGACAAGGCTGTGGGCGACCCCGCGCGCCTGTGGCCCGGCGTGTTGACGGCGCTGCGCGCCTGGCAGGAAGTGAGCGGGCTGCAGCGTGCCATCGAGGAGCTGCGCCACCGCTCGGTCACCGATCCGCTGACCGGGCTGAACAACCCCAGCACGCTGCGACAGGCCCTGACGCGTGCCCTCAGCGGCGGCCAGCGGCGGCAGGAGCCGCTGACGGTGCTGTTCCTGGACGTCGACAACTTCAAGCTGATCAACGACGAGCAGGGCCACCTGCGCGGCGACGAGGTGCTGCGCGGGGTGGGCGAGGCCTTGCGCACCAACTCGCGCCTGGAAGACAGCTGCTACCGCTACGGTGGCGACGAGTTCCTGGTCATCCTGCCCAACTGCAGCGTCGCCCAGGTGGAAGCCAACTACCTGCCGCGGCTGATGGCCGCCTTCGCGGCCCTGGGCGTCAGCGTGAGCCATGGCGCGGCCGATGCCGGACCGCGCTTCTACCCCTCGGCCGACGAGCTGATCCGCTGCGCCGACGAGCGCATGTACCAGCGCAAGCGCGCG encodes the following:
- a CDS encoding GGDEF domain-containing protein, with protein sequence MPPNDRMTDRPPWKVLVVDDDPASQLLIRTALAPMSFNGRRLEMLAAHSLAEARQLLEQHHTDIAVALIDMVVELPCAGLALAEHIRHRLHNHRMRLLLHTDLARLGPQCQALQACDINGYLDKAVGDPARLWPGVLTALRAWQEVSGLQRAIEELRHRSVTDPLTGLNNPSTLRQALTRALSGGQRRQEPLTVLFLDVDNFKLINDEQGHLRGDEVLRGVGEALRTNSRLEDSCYRYGGDEFLVILPNCSVAQVEANYLPRLMAAFAALGVSVSHGAADAGPRFYPSADELIRCADERMYQRKRALRREPQGMLRPAAA